A portion of the Misgurnus anguillicaudatus chromosome 16, ASM2758022v2, whole genome shotgun sequence genome contains these proteins:
- the LOC129421791 gene encoding protocadherin alpha-3-like, whose protein sequence is MEAAGQRRRWEYCAIALCFSLLLGYGQQISAQIRYSVPEEVNEGFTLGNIAKDLGLEVSSLVERQLRIVSGSKEELFQINLENGVLFVHKKIDRESLCITSGICMVNLKIVVDNPLEIHYVEVEILDINDHSPVFPEKQQSLRIYENTLPGADYQLQAARDPDFGTNSVRFYKLSHSDHFEIKVREIDEDKLPFLVLKKPIDREITTTYKLLLTAVDGGTPPRSGILNITVTVLDINDNRPAFSRETYSASLPENSITGTIVIQVNATDMDEGPNSDIEYSFATLHGKAHEVFELDQITGEIRVKGEVDFEDAEVYKLDIRASDKGHPPMSANCRVVIKIIDLNDNKPEIEITSLSKNIPEDSKPGTVISLISVSDKDAGINGKVICQLNKNVPFELKPSFKDNMYSLVTNDRLDRETNSQYEITITASDLGQPPLTASTTLSVQVFDVNDNAPVFLINPLELYLMENNAAGSSIISVSASDRDTAENAVISYNIVRGNGTQSDMSSFLNINSETGVISALKSFDFETIKKFQFYVLATDSGSPSLSSNVTVNVFILDQNDNVPVILYPVSANGSAEGVEEIPRNVNAGHLVTKVRAYDADVGYNGWLLFSLQEVSDHSLFGLDRYTGQIRTLRSFTETDEAQHKLVILVKDNGNVSLSATSTVIVKVVEPKEAFAASDVTNAVKDDEENNVTFYLIITLGSVSVLFIISIIVLIAMQCSKSSDYSSKYLQDANYDGTLCHSIQYRSGDKRYMLVGPRMSVGSTLAPGGNRNTLVIPDRRRRDSGEVRALNENI, encoded by the coding sequence ATGGAAGCCGCAGGACAAAGGCGCAGATGGGAATACTGCGCTATTGCTCTGTGTTTCTCGTTGCTTTTGGGCTACGGACAACAGATTTCAGCTCAAATCAGATACTCTGTTCCAGAAGAAGTAAATGAAGGATTTACTCTGGGAAATATCGCAAAGGATTTGGGTCTTGAAGTAAGTAGCTTGGTTGAGCGACAGCTTCGTATCGTTTCTGGATCAAAGGAGGAGCTATTTCAGATAAACCTGGAAAATGGCGTGTTGTTCGTTCACAAGAAAATCGACAGAGAGTCTTTGTGTATTACCAGTGGTATCTGCATGGTAAATTTAAAAATCGTCGTCGACAATCCTTTGGAAATACATTATGTAGAGGTAGAAATATTAGATATAAACGATCACTCTCCTGTATTTCCTGAAAAACAGCAAAGCCTGAGAATCTATGAAAATACATTGCCCGGCGCTGATTATCAGTTACAGGCTGCCAGAGATCCAGATTTTGGGACGAATTCGGTTAGGTTTTATAAATTAAGTCATAGTGATCATTTTGAAATTAAAGTTAGAGAAATTGATGAGGATAAGCTGCCCTTTTTAGTTCTAAAGAAACCAATTGATCGGGAAATTACAACGACATATAAACTACTTTTAACAGCCGTTGACGGAGGGACTCCTCCAAGGTCGGGCATTCTTAACATTACTGTTACCGTTTTGGATATAAATGATAATCGCCCTGCATTTAGCCGAGAGACATATTCTGCCTCATTGCCGGAAAACTCCATTACTGGCACGATAGTAATTCAAGTAAATGCCACTGATATGGATGAAGGTCCGAATAGCGATATCGAATACAGTTTTGCAACATTACATGGAAAAGCGCACGAGGTCTTTGAGCTTGATCAGATAACAGGTGAAATACGTGTAAAGGGGGAAGTGGATTTTGAAGATGCTGAAGTCTATAAACTCGATATTCGGGCCTCGGATAAGGGACATCCACCAATGTCTGCAAACTGCAGAGTAGTTATTAAGATAATTGATTTAAATGACAATAAACCAGAAATCGAGATTACGTCACTTTCCAAAAACATCCCTGAAGATTCAAAGCCAGGAACTGTTATTTCTCTCATCAGTGTGAGTGATAAAGATGCAGGAATAAACGGGAAAGTAATTTGTCAGTTAAACAAAAATGTTCCTTTTGAGTTAAAGCCTTCCTTCAAAGACAACATGTACTCTTTAGTAACAAATGATCGGTTAGATAGAGAAACGAACTCACAATACGAAATTACAATAACAGCCTCTGATTTGGGACAGCCGCCTTTGACTGCATCGACCACCCTGAGCGTTCAAGTTTTCGATGTGAATGATAATGCCCCGGTATTTTTAATAAATCCGTTAGAGCTTTACTTAATGGAAAATAATGCAGCAGGTTCGTCTATAATTTCTGTGAGCGCATCTGATAGAGATACCGCTGAAAATGCCGTAATATCATATAACATAGTAAGAGGTAATGGAACACAGAGTGATATGTCGTCTTTCTTAAATATAAATTCAGAAACAGGTGTAATCAGTGCGCTGAAAAGTTTTGACTTTGAAACTATCAAAAAGTTCCAGTTCTACGTTCTCGCTACAGACTCTGGATCTCCATCTCTGAGCAGTAATGTGACAGTAAACGTGTTTATTTTGGATCAGAACGACAATGTTCCAGTGATCTTATATCCAGTGAGCGCTAACGGTTCTGCTGAAGGTGTGGAGGAGATTCCCCGCAATGTGAACGCAGGTCATTTGGTGACTAAAGTCAGAGCCTATGACGCAGATGTAGGATACAACGGCTGGTTATTATTTTCACTGCAGGAAGTTAGTGATCACAGTCTGTTTGGTTTGGACCGCTATACAGGACAAATAAGAACCCTTCGCTCATTTACAGAAACAGACGAGGCCCAGCATAAACTGGTCATACTGGTGAAAGACAATGGGAACGTTTCTCTCTCAGCAACATCGACTGTGATTGTGAAAGTTGTGGAGCCCAAAGAGGCTTTTGCAGCTTCTGATGTTACAAACGCAGTGAAAGACGATGAAGAAAACAATGTGACGTTTTATTTGATCATCACATTGGGCTCTGTGTCAGTGCTTTTTATCATCAGTATCATCGTGTTGATTGCAATGCAGTGCTCTAAATCTTCAGACTATTCATCTAAGTATTTACAAGATGCGAATTACGACGGGACTCTGTGTCACAGCATTCAGTACAGATCTGGAGATAAACGGTACATGCTAGTTGGACCCAGAATGAGTGTCGGTTCTACTTTAGCACCTGGCGGTAATAGGAATACTCTAGTGATACCAGATCGCAGGAGGAGAGATTCTGGAGAGGTAAGAGCACTCAacgaaaatatttaa
- the LOC141350070 gene encoding protocadherin alpha-3-like, with product MMGEGRQRRRWEYCWTALCFYLLLCFAPQVSGQTRYSIPEEVKEGSVVGNIAKDLGLEVSSLKHKRFRIVSGFMDNLFQVNQDNGVLYVYEKIDREEICDGNGACLLNLKIAVENPLEVHYVEVEITDVNDNFPSFPEKDLHIEIAENTAKGARFALSTARDLDAGINSIRSYRLKQNEYFDIEIKDSEYGDKSPFLLLQKSLDRESQEKHVLILTAIDGGNPPKSGILNISVTVLDVNDNRPMCSRDTYTVMLKENSPLGFVVASVNASDPDEGVNGEVEYTYGRNVHRKVHDVFELDKVTGEIRVKGKIDFEENEMYTINIKASDKGRFPLNTDCRVIIKIIDVNDNEPEIEVTSLSNVVSEDAKPGTVISLISITDKDSGINGKVVCSLLGDVPFELKPYVQQNMYSLVTKEGLDREVASYYDLTITATDLGSPALSASKSLSIEVSDVNDNIPQFSYSPLEIYLYENNPPGGSVFSVSASDTDKNENAIIAYHIIRGDQTQSDMASFLNINSETGVISALKSFDFETIKKFQFYVLATDSGSPSLSSNVTVNVFILDQNDNVPVILYPVSANGSAEGVEEIPRNVNAGHLVTKVRAYDADIGYNGWLLFSIQEVSDHSLFGLDRYTGQIRTLRSFTEIDEAQHKLVILVKDNGNVSLSATATVIVKVVEPKEAFAASDVTNAVKDEEENNVTFYLIITLGSVSVLFIISIIVLIVMQCSKSSDYSSKYLQDVNYDGTLCHSIQYRSGDKRYMLVGPRMSVGSTLAPPSNRNTLVIPDRRRRDSGEVRLTDNSILSVFVSVCSLFTTFTFSVVLCFDTENCSHKFKMLTRL from the coding sequence ATGATGGGAGAAGGCAGACAAAGGCGCAGATGGGAGTATTGTTGGACAGCTCTGTGTTTTTATTTGCTGCTGTGCTTTGCGCCGCAGGTTTCGGGTCAGACAAGATACTCCATTCCAGAGGAGGTTAAAGAGGGATCCGTTGTTGGAAATATTGCAAAGGACCTCGGTCTCGAAGTTAGTTCGTTAAAGCACAAACGGTTCCGTATTGTTTCTGGATTTATGGACAACCTTTTCCAGGTAAATCAGGACAATGGCGTCTTGTATGTTTATGAGAAAATCGACCGAGAGGAGATCTGTGATGGCAATGGTGCATGTTTGCTAAACCTGAAAATTGCCGTTGAAAATCCACTTGAAGTTCATTACGTTGAGGTTGAAATAACAGATGTAAACGACAACTTCCCTTCCTTTCCTGAAAAAGACCTGCATATTGAAATAGCAGAAAACACCGCAAAGGGCGCACGCTTCGCTCTTTCAACTGCTCGAGATTTAGATGCTGGCATAAATTCCATTAGATCGTATCGACTTAAACAAAACGAGTACTTTGACATAGAAATAAAAGACAGCGAATATGGCGATAAAAGTCCTTTTCTGCTTTTACAGAAATCCTTAGACAGGGAGAGTCAAGAGAAACACGTGTTAATTTTAACTGCCATAGATGGTGGAAATCCACCAAAATCAGGCATTTTGAATATATCTGTCACCGTGCTTGATGTTAATGACAACCGTCCGATGTGCAGCAGGGACACATACACTgtgatgttaaaggaaaactcCCCTCTCGGCTTTGTGGTTGCGTCTGTTAATGCATCTGACCCAGACGAGGGTGTTAATGGAGAAGTTGAATATACCTACGGAAGAAATGTACACCGTAAAGTACACGATGTATTTGAGTTAGATAAGGTCACTGGTGAAATACGCGTTAAAGGCAAAATTGATTTTGAAGAGAATGAAATGtatacaataaacataaaagCATCAGACAAGGGGCGCTTTCCATTAAATACTGACTGCAGAGTTATCATTAAGATCATAGATGTCAATGATAATGAACCTGAGATTGAAGTAACTTCTCTTTCTAATGTTGTTTCCGAAGACGCAAAGCCAGGGACAGTCATTTCTCTTATTAGCATTACGGACAAAGATTCGGGAATAAACGGCAAAGTCGTTTGTAGTTTGTTAGGGGATGTACCGTTTGAACTAAAGCCATATGTTCAGCAGAACATGTATTCTCTAGTAACAAAAGAGGGTTTGGACCGGGAAGTGGCTTCCTATTATGACCTCACTATAACAGCAACTGATTTGGGCAGTCCTGCTCTTTCAGCATCCAAATCTCTAAGTATAGAGGTGTCCGATGTAAACGATAACATACCACAATTTTCATACAGCCCTCTTGAGATTTACCTTTATGAAAATAATCCGCCAGGTGGGTCTGTGTTCTCTGTGAGCGCAAGTGACAcagacaaaaatgaaaatgccaTTATTGCGTATCACATTATCAGAGGCGATCAGACACAAAGTGATATGGCTTCATTCTTAAATATAAATTCAGAAACAGGCGTAATTAGTGCGCTGAAAAGTTTTGACTTTGAAACTATCAAAAAGTTTCAGTTCTACGTGCTTGCCACAGACTCTGGATCTCCGTCTCTCAGCAGTAACGTGACAGTTAACGTGTTTATTCTGGATCAGAACGACAATGTTCCAGTGATCTTATATCCAGTGAGCGCTAATGGTTCTGCTGAGGGTGTGGAGGAGATTCCCCGCAATGTGAACGCAGGTCATTTGGTGACTAAAGTCAGAGCCTATGACGCAGATATAGGATACAACGGCTGGTTATTATTTTCAATACAGGAAGTTAGTGATCACAGTCTGTTTGGTTTGGACCGCTATACAGGACAGATAAGAACCCTTCGCTCATTCACAGAAATTGACGAGGCCCAGCATAAACTGGTCATACTGGTGAAAGACAATGGGAACGTTTCTCTCTCAGCAACAGCGACTGTGATTGTGAAAGTTGTGGAGCCCAAAGAGGCTTTTGCAGCTTCTGATGTTACAAACGCAGTAAAAGATGAGGAGGAAAACAatgtgacattttatttgatCATCACATTGGGCTCTGTGTCGGTCCTTTTTATCATCAGCATCATCGTGTTGATTGTAATGCAGTGTTCGAAATCTTCAGACTATTCCTCTAAGTATTTACAAGATGTGAATTACGACGGGACTCTGTGTCACAGCATTCAGTACAGATCTGGAGACAAACGGTACATGCTAGTTGGACCCAGAATGAGTGTCGGTTCTACTTTAGCACCTCCCAGTAATAGGAATACTCTAGTGATACCAGATCGCAGGAGGAGAGATTCTGGAGAGGTAAGATTGACGGATAATTCTATTCTCTCTGTTTTTGTGTCGGTTTGTTCTTTATttactacatttacattttcagtTGTACTATGTTTTGATACTGAAAACTGTAGCCATAAGTTTAAAATGCTTACACGGTTATAA
- the LOC129421786 gene encoding protocadherin alpha-8-like, translated as MTMEAGGQRRGWEYWWTALCFSFLLSIEQRVSAQIRYSVPEEMKEGSVVGNIAKDLGLDVSSLVDKRVRIVSGLNDALFQVNQQNGILYVDKHIDREDICDGNTACVINLKVVVEKPLEVHYVEVEITDVNDHSPSFSDKDFSLEVSENTVTGTRFELQTARDLDAGVNSVRFYQLSKNGHFDLEMKDSVYGDKNPFLVLQKSLDRETAEIHRLLLTATDGGNPPKSGTLNITVFVLDVNDNRPICNSDAFTITLRENAIIDTVVTIINASDADSGVNGEVEYTYGRNMKPKIREIFQLDRMTGKILVKGLIDFEENDIYSLMIRASDKGIPPLSTDCQLIIKVEDVNDNKPEIQVTSLSNVVSEDANIGTVISLISVSDKDSGINGKVVCTLFDNVPFELKQSVQDNMYSLVTKERLDRERVFEYDIKIMATDLGNPSLSAYKTMLVQVSDVNDNFPEFFANPLELYMSENNAPGASIFFVSASDKDLNENAAIAYQIIRGGGTQNDMASALNINSETGVIYALKSFDFETVKTFKFHVLATDCGSPSLSSNVTVNVFILDQNDNVPVILYPVSANGSAEGVEEIPRNVNAGHLVTKVRAYDADIGYNGWLLFSLQEVSDHSLFGLDRYTGQIRTLRSFTETDEAQHKLVILVKDNGNVSLSATATVIVKVVEPKEAFAASDVTNAVKDEEENNVTFYLIITLGSVSVLFIISIIVLIAMQCSKSSDYSSKYLQDANYDGTLCHSIQYRSGDKRYMLVGPRMSVGSTLAPGSNRNTLVIPDRRRRDSGEVRINFEIKFYFLSCNSFLMCCLLGII; from the coding sequence ATGACAATGGAAGCTGGAGGACAAAGGCGCGGATGGGAGTACTGGTGGACAGCTCTGTGTTTCTCTTTTCTGCTAAGCATCGAACAGCGAGTTTCAGCTCAGATCAGATATTCTGTTCCAGAGGAAATGAAGGAAGGATCTGTCGTAGGAAATATTGCTAAGGATTTGGGTCTTGATGTTAGTTCACTGGTGGACAAACGCGTTCGTATTGTTTCTGGATTAAATGACGCATTATTTCAGGTAAACCAACAAAATGGCATCTTGTATGTGGATAAGCATATCGACAGGGAAGATATATGTGATGGAAATACCGCATGCGTGATAAATTTGAAAGTAGTCGTCGAAAAACCGCTCGAGGTCCATTATGTGGAAGTTGAAATAACAGATGTGAATGATCACTCCCCGTCTTTTAGCGATAAAGACTTCTCTCTAGAGGTTTCGGAAAACACAGTAACTGGAACACGATTTGAGCTTCAAACTGCTAGAGATTTGGACGCAGGTGTTAATTCAGTTCGGTTTTACCAGCTGAGTAAAAATGGGCATTTTGATCTGGAAATGAAAGATAGTGTGTACGGAGATAAAAATCCTTTCTTAGTATTACAAAAATCACTAGACAGAGAAACTGCTGAAATACACAGGTTACTATTGACTGCAACAGACGGTGGAAATCCACCAAAATCAGGCACTCTTAATATCACTGTTTTCGTTTTGGATGTAAACGATAATCGTCCAATCTGCAATAGTGATGCTTTCACTATAACTTTGCGAGAAAATGCAATTATTGACACTGTGGTAACTATTATAAACGCAAGTGATGCTGATAGTGGAGTGAATGGTGAAGTTGAATATACATATGGTAGAAACATGAAACCTAAAATACGTGAGATATTTCAGTTAGATCGGATGACTGGTAAAATACTTGTTAAAGGCCTGATTGACTTCGAAGAAAATGATATTTACAGTTTGATGATAAGGGCCTCGGACAAGGGCATTCCTCCTCTGAGCACCGACTGTCAGCTTATCATTAAAGTGGAAGATGTGAATGACAATAAGCCAGAAATACAAGTAACATCTCTTTCAAATGTAGTTTCGGAGGACGCAAATATTGGAACGGTTATTTCTCTTATAAGCGTGAGTGATAAAGATTCTGGAATTAATGGTAAAGTTGTATGTACCCTCTTTGACAATGTGCCATTTGAGTTAAAACAGTCTGTTCAGGATAATATGTATTCTCTTGTAACGAAAGAACGCTTAGATCGCGAGCGAGTGTTCGAATATGATATTAAAATCATGGCAACAGATTTAGGCAACCCTTCTCTTTCAGCCTATAAAACTATGCTTGTACAGGTGTCAGACGTAAATGACAACTTCCCAGAATTTTTTGCAAATCCTCTCGAGCTATACATGTCTGAAAACAATGCTCCAGGCGCGTCTATATTTTTCGTCAGTGCCTCCGACAAAGATCTTAATGAAAATGCTGCCATAGCATATCAGATTATTAGAGGTGGAGGGACGCAGAATGACATGGCATCCGCTCTAAACATAAATTCTGAAACTGGCGTAATTTATGCACTGAAGAGTTTTGACTTTGAAACTGTAAAGACATTCAAGTTTCACGTGCTCGCTACAGACTGTGGATCTCCGTCTCTGAGCAGTAATGTGACAGTGAACGTGTTTATTCTGGATCAGAACGACAATGTTCCAGTGATCTTATATCCAGTGAGTGCTAATGGTTCTGCTGAGGGTGTGGAGGAGATTCCCCGCAATGTGAACGCAGGTCATTTGGTGACTAAAGTCAGAGCCTATGACGCAGATATAGGATACAACGGCTGGTTATTATTTTCACTGCAGGAAGTTAGTGATCACAGTCTGTTTGGTTTGGACCGCTATACAGGACAGATAAGAACCCTTCGCTCATTCACAGAAACAGACGAGGCCCAGCATAAACTGGTCATACTGGTGAAAGACAATGGGAACGTTTCTCTCTCAGCAACAGCGACTGTGATTGTGAAAGTTGTGGAGCCCAAAGAGGCTTTTGCAGCTTCTGATGTTACAAACGCAGTGAAAGACGAGGAGGAAAACAACGTGACGTTTTATTTGATCATCACATTGGGCTCTGTGTCAGTGCTTTTTATCATCAGTATCATCGTGTTGATTGCAATGCAGTGCTCTAAATCTTCAGACTATTCGTCCAAGTATTTACAAGATGCGAATTACGACGGGACTCTGTGTCACAGCATTCAGTACAGATCTGGAGACAAACGGTACATGCTAGTTGGACCAAGAATGAGTGTTGGTTCTACTCTAGCACCTGGCAGTAATAGGAATACTCTAGTGATACCAGATCGCAGGAGGAGAGATTCTGGAGAGGTAAGAATTAATtttgaaataaagttttattttttatcttgcaATAGTTTTCTGATGTGTTGCTTGCTTGGCATTATATAG